One genomic region from Thermoplasmatales archaeon encodes:
- a CDS encoding PIN domain-containing protein — MNRELNFYNDSKEVLNAIDQGRVDAVIPTLVIEEVLTDIYADNKSKAAQQFLSTILSNNNIRVVQLSVEIANSSTLIRARTGMRLSDCIIMSTALLEKVDYVVTNDRNFPDTFHGLHCIKPSELVKLL, encoded by the coding sequence TTGAATAGGGAACTTAATTTTTACAATGATTCGAAAGAAGTGTTGAATGCAATTGACCAGGGTCGAGTAGATGCAGTTATACCAACTTTAGTGATAGAAGAGGTCCTTACTGATATTTATGCGGATAACAAATCCAAGGCAGCACAACAATTCCTATCGACCATTCTCTCGAATAATAATATCAGAGTGGTTCAGCTGTCCGTTGAAATAGCGAATTCTTCGACACTTATAAGGGCGAGGACAGGAATGAGACTCTCTGACTGCATAATTATGTCCACAGCTTTGCTTGAAAAGGTTGATTATGTCGTAACAAATGATAGAAATTTTCCAGACACATTTCACGGATTGCACTGCATAAAACCATCAGAATTGGTGAAGCTACTTTAA
- a CDS encoding AbrB/MazE/SpoVT family DNA-binding domain-containing protein gives MSKVTSKGQITIPIEVRKALGLEVGDTILFGKIDGNIVIKKNKKDTLVSVLKEAGALGEETRKALDKIRDKWR, from the coding sequence ATGAGTAAAGTCACATCAAAAGGCCAAATAACAATACCTATAGAGGTAAGAAAAGCACTGGGGCTGGAGGTGGGAGATACAATCTTATTCGGGAAGATAGATGGCAACATTGTCATAAAAAAGAACAAGAAAGATACATTGGTATCGGTCCTCAAGGAAGCTGGTGCCCTCGGCGAGGAGACTAGGAAGGCACTCGATAAAATCAGGGATAAGTGGCGTTAA
- a CDS encoding retropepsin-like domain-containing protein — MGLLTLSPMGFKTASDPNDPKKIHFQWNPSLGASVLAQSGIILNVAISPDMPTASTLQTQGVQTPQPFLCKALVDTGASGLAIDKTIASTLGLKKKGITNNLTANGAKISPVYFVSLSFPGSNLKNYDILRATEVDLANQPFHCLIGRETMSNWHMHYNGQTGQISISD; from the coding sequence ATGGGGTTACTTACACTCTCTCCGATGGGCTTTAAAACAGCCTCTGATCCCAATGATCCTAAAAAGATACACTTTCAATGGAATCCTTCACTTGGAGCATCAGTTTTAGCACAAAGCGGCATAATTTTGAATGTTGCAATATCTCCGGACATGCCCACTGCTTCCACACTCCAGACTCAGGGAGTGCAAACTCCTCAACCATTTCTTTGCAAGGCCCTTGTGGATACTGGGGCATCAGGTCTTGCTATTGATAAGACGATCGCCTCTACCTTGGGTCTAAAGAAAAAGGGAATAACGAATAATTTGACAGCTAATGGGGCAAAAATATCCCCTGTTTATTTTGTATCTCTGAGTTTTCCAGGATCCAATCTAAAAAATTATGATATTTTGAGAGCGACAGAAGTGGATTTAGCCAATCAGCCGTTTCATTGTCTTATCGGAAGAGAGACTATGAGTAATTGGCATATGCACTATAATGGCCAAACAGGTCAAATAAGCATATCTGATTAG
- a CDS encoding TrmB family transcriptional regulator, with the protein MQEDIFDGLSKLGLSNYEIKIYKTLLLKGQMTSTEVVKETNIPQPRVYDLFGSLEKKGFIQGSIGKKKLYKAIPVSYILEKERKWLESYSFNLERYVQNMKIYSDNYLSFISLIEGEEHVTDRILSMIDQTQDELIISVNYERFKTIYPSLLNLQKKGVTLLVLVFLEGDQKLREKFQGNCFVRTMKAKPIELVISDRKQCIMKIDTKRKETEVALYFEEDNFIHVISYYFNHTVWQNANIYVDNVSNESIRLRTIWLACDIIEYYLAHGFKINAHLKGYYLDDYRELDGEIFKVEKIPLVRNSFFMRIKGQEYSVGGKTSTLERFRMLFVMLKPEILQK; encoded by the coding sequence ATGCAGGAAGACATTTTTGATGGTCTTTCGAAGCTCGGCCTGAGCAACTACGAAATAAAGATCTACAAGACTCTTCTGTTAAAGGGACAGATGACATCTACCGAAGTCGTAAAAGAGACCAATATACCGCAGCCAAGGGTATATGATCTTTTTGGTTCTCTGGAGAAAAAGGGGTTTATACAAGGTAGCATTGGTAAGAAGAAATTATACAAAGCAATTCCTGTCTCGTACATCTTGGAGAAGGAACGTAAATGGCTGGAATCCTACAGCTTCAACCTGGAAAGATATGTCCAGAACATGAAGATTTATTCCGACAACTATCTTTCTTTCATCTCTCTTATCGAAGGAGAGGAACATGTTACTGACAGGATCCTTTCGATGATAGACCAAACCCAGGATGAACTCATAATATCCGTCAACTATGAAAGGTTTAAAACTATTTACCCTTCTCTCCTCAACCTGCAGAAGAAAGGCGTTACGCTGCTCGTACTGGTATTTCTTGAAGGAGACCAGAAACTCAGAGAAAAGTTCCAGGGGAACTGTTTTGTTAGGACTATGAAGGCGAAACCGATTGAGCTGGTGATATCGGACAGAAAGCAATGCATAATGAAGATCGATACAAAAAGGAAGGAGACCGAGGTTGCTCTTTACTTCGAAGAGGATAATTTTATACACGTAATATCTTACTACTTTAACCATACAGTGTGGCAAAATGCTAATATTTATGTGGACAATGTGAGCAATGAATCCATAAGACTTCGGACAATCTGGCTTGCTTGCGACATAATTGAATACTACCTTGCACACGGCTTCAAGATAAATGCGCATCTGAAAGGTTACTACTTGGATGATTACAGAGAACTTGACGGAGAGATATTCAAGGTTGAGAAAATTCCGCTGGTGAGAAATTCGTTCTTTATGAGAATCAAAGGTCAGGAATACTCTGTTGGTGGGAAAACGTCAACACTGGAACGTTTCAGAATGCTATTCGTTATGCTTAAGCCAGAAATACTACAGAAATGA
- a CDS encoding lactate utilization protein, which produces MSDWQIAIERALENNIPKVEEILNQYPYLKDYGVQLRQTKEEVVNNLEKYVKQTMESVKRTGGKVYLAKDAEEAREILKDIVGSNKKIVMAKTNVGHEINVTETLEAKNNQVFETDLGAYLIQLSHGESSHIVFPSLHLTRENIGELLHDKLNMPVNRNSTIEELVAQVRQFLRQRYMEADIGITGANSISADSGSVALVENEGNIRIDTVFPPVHIVITGIDKIVPTLDDALKEVMVQSAYAGLYPPTYINVSSGPSSTADIELKRVSPATGPKEFHVILLDNGRMEASKDPDMKEALLCIKCGRCYFSCPVYRVKGSSWGQPPYGGPTGAMWTAIVNKDYETANYCTHSGGCREVCPVQINIPKVLEHIKWLFIDEGQNNLSVTP; this is translated from the coding sequence TTGAGCGATTGGCAGATAGCAATTGAAAGGGCACTTGAGAACAACATCCCAAAAGTAGAGGAAATATTAAATCAGTACCCATATCTGAAAGACTACGGCGTACAACTACGCCAAACAAAAGAAGAAGTAGTGAATAACCTCGAAAAATATGTTAAGCAGACCATGGAGTCGGTCAAAAGAACCGGAGGAAAAGTTTACCTTGCAAAAGATGCGGAAGAAGCGAGGGAAATTTTGAAAGACATTGTTGGTAGCAATAAAAAAATTGTGATGGCAAAGACCAACGTTGGTCATGAAATAAATGTTACGGAAACGCTCGAAGCAAAGAACAATCAAGTGTTTGAAACCGATCTGGGTGCATATTTGATACAGCTATCACATGGGGAATCTTCCCACATTGTTTTTCCATCACTCCACCTCACGAGGGAAAATATAGGGGAATTGCTCCACGACAAGCTAAATATGCCAGTCAATAGAAACTCAACAATTGAGGAGCTTGTTGCACAGGTAAGGCAGTTTCTCAGGCAGAGATACATGGAGGCCGATATAGGTATTACTGGAGCAAACTCAATTTCCGCTGATTCCGGTTCGGTTGCACTTGTTGAAAATGAAGGCAATATACGAATTGATACCGTTTTTCCTCCAGTTCATATTGTGATAACCGGAATAGACAAGATCGTGCCAACGCTTGATGATGCTCTCAAGGAGGTCATGGTTCAATCCGCATATGCTGGATTATACCCTCCGACATACATAAATGTAAGTTCGGGACCGAGTTCTACGGCAGACATCGAATTGAAGAGAGTCAGCCCAGCCACCGGTCCAAAAGAATTTCATGTAATCCTACTTGACAATGGGAGAATGGAAGCATCTAAAGATCCAGATATGAAAGAAGCCCTACTCTGCATAAAATGTGGAAGATGCTATTTTTCATGCCCTGTTTATAGGGTAAAGGGAAGCAGCTGGGGACAGCCGCCTTATGGTGGACCAACTGGGGCCATGTGGACCGCTATAGTAAACAAGGATTATGAAACTGCAAATTATTGCACGCATTCTGGAGGCTGCAGGGAAGTATGCCCGGTGCAAATAAATATTCCAAAAGTACTCGAGCATATAAAGTGGCTATTCATAGACGAAGGGCAAAATAATCTTTCCGTAACTCCTTAG